A section of the Saccharopolyspora gregorii genome encodes:
- a CDS encoding NAD(P)-dependent alcohol dehydrogenase has product MQITAAVAPEPGAEFVLETVELDEPRADEILVRVTASGLCHTDLITKDDPRRREPVVLGHESTGTVERVGAEITGIRPGDRVALSYRSCGACRRCAAGDRAYCARARRLNGSGRRPDGSPTLTWRGAPLGGSFFGQSGFATYALATADNAVVLPDAVDPLVAAPLGCGFQTGAGAVLNVLRPAPEDSLVVFGAGGVGLAALLAARAAGVRTTIAVDVLPERRALALRLGAGAALDPGADDLVARVRELTGGGATHALEATGLAPVFEQALAALGATGALTVVGLGAASARLDLRDLLHRGKTVRGCIEGDAVPQRFIPELLALHAAGRFPVAELVTAYAFADINRAVADQRAGRVLKPVLTW; this is encoded by the coding sequence GTGCAGATCACCGCGGCGGTCGCCCCGGAACCGGGCGCCGAGTTCGTGCTGGAGACCGTCGAGCTCGACGAGCCGCGCGCCGACGAGATCCTGGTCCGCGTCACCGCCTCCGGCCTGTGCCACACGGATCTGATCACCAAGGACGATCCGCGCCGGCGCGAACCGGTCGTGCTCGGCCACGAGAGCACCGGGACCGTCGAGCGGGTCGGCGCCGAGATCACCGGCATCCGGCCGGGCGACCGGGTGGCGCTGAGCTACCGCAGCTGCGGCGCGTGCCGCCGGTGCGCGGCGGGCGACCGGGCCTACTGCGCGCGGGCGCGGCGGCTCAACGGATCCGGCAGGCGGCCCGACGGCTCCCCCACCCTGACCTGGCGCGGCGCACCGCTCGGCGGCTCGTTCTTCGGGCAGTCCGGTTTCGCCACCTACGCGCTGGCGACCGCGGACAACGCGGTGGTGCTGCCGGACGCGGTGGACCCGCTGGTGGCGGCGCCGCTGGGCTGCGGGTTCCAGACCGGGGCCGGGGCGGTGCTCAACGTGCTGCGGCCCGCGCCCGAGGACTCCCTGGTGGTTTTCGGCGCCGGCGGAGTGGGCCTGGCCGCGCTGCTCGCCGCCCGAGCGGCCGGGGTGCGCACCACGATCGCCGTGGACGTGCTGCCCGAACGCCGCGCGCTGGCGCTGCGGCTCGGTGCCGGTGCGGCGCTGGACCCGGGCGCGGACGACCTGGTCGCGCGGGTGCGGGAACTCACCGGCGGCGGCGCCACGCACGCGCTGGAGGCGACCGGGCTGGCCCCGGTGTTCGAGCAGGCGCTGGCCGCGCTGGGCGCCACCGGAGCGCTGACCGTGGTCGGGCTCGGCGCGGCGTCGGCCCGGCTGGACCTGCGCGACCTGCTGCACCGGGGCAAGACCGTGCGCGGCTGCATCGAAGGCGACGCGGTGCCGCAGCGGTTCATCCCGGAGCTGCTGGCGCTGCACGCGGCCGGGCGGTTCCCGGTGGCCGAGCTCGTCACCGCCTACGCCTTCGCGGACATCAACCGGGCCGTCGCCGACCAGCGCGCGGGACGGGTGCTCAAACCGGTGCTCACCTGGTGA
- a CDS encoding DUF4334 domain-containing protein, with translation MDAKPLICRDESGELFSDVRLGGGEATLWNVEFRGEVTATMVYDGRPVLDHFKQVDPATLMGIMNGRPEQVLDDGRHYYFLLERD, from the coding sequence CTGGACGCGAAACCGCTCATCTGCCGCGACGAATCCGGCGAGCTGTTCTCCGACGTCCGGCTCGGCGGCGGGGAGGCCACGCTGTGGAACGTCGAGTTCCGCGGCGAGGTGACCGCGACGATGGTCTACGACGGGCGCCCCGTGCTCGACCACTTCAAGCAGGTCGACCCGGCCACGCTGATGGGGATCATGAACGGCAGGCCGGAGCAGGTGCTCGACGACGGCCGCCACTACTACTTCCTGCTCGAACGCGACTGA
- a CDS encoding bifunctional methylenetetrahydrofolate dehydrogenase/methenyltetrahydrofolate cyclohydrolase, translating to MAARLLNPSALADTFRAEIRAEVAALPEPLTLTGFRVEGDGPTQTYAEYTRRGCESVGIRFDQRVLPAGEVERAVHEAGSDPGVHGIFLYYPIMGLAQDRWLRELVDPRKDVEGLHSFWSRCLYENRRYIDAERTKRAVLPCTPLAVLKLVEQAGITRTGAAQPLAGLKACVFNRSEIVGQPLAAMMANDGAEVTSFDIDGPLSYLPAREEGAFQVRPTGVDRATALAEADVVVTGVPSREFPVVRAAEIKPGATCINFSTLKNYDEDVVDAAGVFVPRIGPMTVTMALRNAVRLYRNWHS from the coding sequence GTGGCCGCTCGACTCCTCAATCCCAGTGCCCTCGCCGACACCTTCCGCGCGGAGATCCGCGCCGAGGTGGCCGCGCTGCCGGAACCGCTGACGCTGACCGGTTTCCGCGTCGAAGGGGACGGCCCCACCCAGACCTACGCCGAGTACACCCGGCGCGGCTGCGAGAGCGTCGGGATCCGCTTCGACCAGCGGGTGCTGCCCGCGGGCGAGGTCGAGCGCGCGGTGCACGAGGCGGGCAGCGACCCGGGCGTGCACGGCATCTTCCTGTACTACCCGATCATGGGGCTGGCGCAGGACCGCTGGTTGCGCGAGCTCGTCGACCCTCGCAAGGACGTGGAGGGCCTGCACTCCTTCTGGAGCCGCTGCCTCTACGAGAACCGCCGCTACATCGACGCCGAGCGCACCAAGCGCGCCGTGCTGCCGTGCACCCCGCTCGCGGTGCTCAAGCTCGTCGAGCAGGCCGGGATCACCCGCACCGGTGCCGCGCAGCCGCTGGCCGGGCTGAAGGCCTGCGTGTTCAACCGCAGCGAGATCGTGGGCCAGCCGCTGGCGGCGATGATGGCCAACGACGGCGCCGAGGTCACCTCGTTCGACATCGACGGCCCGCTGTCCTACCTGCCCGCGCGGGAGGAGGGCGCCTTCCAGGTCCGGCCGACCGGCGTGGACCGCGCCACCGCCCTCGCTGAGGCGGACGTGGTGGTGACCGGGGTGCCCTCCCGCGAGTTCCCCGTGGTGCGCGCCGCCGAGATCAAGCCGGGCGCGACCTGCATCAACTTCTCCACGTTGAAGAACTACGACGAGGACGTCGTGGACGCGGCCGGGGTGTTCGTCCCGCGCATCGGCCCGATGACGGTGACGATGGCGTTGCGCAACGCGGTGCGGCTCTACCGCAACTGGCACAGCTGA
- a CDS encoding Clp protease N-terminal domain-containing protein, which produces MSEPLQLSPPVRLDDLIAAITSVHTDALDRLSAAVLTADHLGEISDHLIGHFVDQARRSGASWKDIGVGMGVTKQAAQKRFKGPDLSSEQGFSRFTGPARSAVVAAQNEAHAAGHVEIRTEHLLLGLLAAPDATAARVLAADGVTPEALRRAATAPLPPGGTDVPALIPFDAGAKKALELTFREALRLGHQHVGTGHLLLALLEHEGGAGVLTALGLRKPEIEERVRAEVADRPEQPAVTGE; this is translated from the coding sequence ATGAGCGAACCCCTCCAGCTGTCCCCTCCCGTCCGGCTCGACGACCTGATCGCGGCGATCACGAGCGTGCACACCGACGCGCTCGACCGGCTCTCCGCCGCCGTCCTCACCGCCGACCACCTCGGCGAGATCTCCGACCACCTCATCGGCCACTTCGTCGACCAGGCCCGCCGCTCCGGCGCGTCCTGGAAGGACATCGGCGTCGGCATGGGCGTCACCAAGCAGGCTGCGCAGAAGCGCTTCAAAGGCCCCGACCTCTCCTCGGAGCAGGGCTTCAGCCGGTTCACCGGCCCCGCGCGCAGCGCCGTCGTCGCCGCGCAGAACGAGGCGCACGCCGCGGGGCACGTCGAGATCCGCACCGAGCACCTGCTGCTCGGCCTGCTCGCCGCGCCCGACGCGACCGCCGCCCGGGTGCTGGCCGCCGACGGCGTCACCCCGGAAGCGCTGCGCCGCGCCGCCACCGCGCCGCTGCCGCCCGGCGGAACCGACGTCCCGGCCCTGATCCCGTTCGACGCGGGCGCCAAGAAGGCGCTGGAACTGACCTTCCGGGAAGCGCTGCGCCTCGGCCACCAGCACGTCGGCACCGGACACCTGCTGCTGGCCCTGCTGGAGCACGAGGGCGGCGCCGGCGTGCTCACCGCCCTCGGGCTGCGCAAGCCCGAGATCGAGGAACGCGTGCGCGCCGAGGTCGCCGACCGGCCGGAGCAGCCCGCCGTTACCGGCGAGTAG
- a CDS encoding nuclease-related domain-containing protein: MRVEVLSDHPRSEARRTEQAARERHARYEQEVARTRERHARRRWWQVWKLPAQWRELRRLRELRPTDDAAVQNRLAQQEAGIEAEDAVATALERLSDDWVLFRGYRNRRGEVDHLVVGPGGVWAVEVKNHSGRVHADGDSWRSEVFDRYGNHVEDRTLADRSGRSWGRQVRDVSKALADFLRQRGRQVLVRPVLVVVNPRAEIGSVRRSGLALVTASLDELVRTLRQAPPTLGPASAEEVARLVRRDHAFHEKRRAQRDG, from the coding sequence GTGCGCGTCGAGGTGCTCTCCGATCATCCGCGGTCCGAGGCCCGCCGGACCGAACAGGCCGCGCGGGAGCGGCACGCCCGCTACGAGCAGGAGGTGGCGCGGACGCGGGAGCGCCACGCCCGCCGCCGCTGGTGGCAGGTCTGGAAGCTGCCCGCCCAGTGGCGGGAACTGCGGCGGCTGCGGGAGCTGCGCCCCACCGACGACGCGGCGGTCCAGAACCGGCTCGCCCAGCAGGAAGCGGGCATCGAGGCGGAGGACGCGGTGGCCACCGCGCTGGAACGCCTCTCCGACGACTGGGTCCTGTTCCGCGGCTACCGCAACCGACGCGGCGAGGTGGACCACCTGGTGGTCGGCCCCGGCGGGGTGTGGGCGGTCGAGGTGAAGAACCACTCGGGCCGGGTGCACGCCGACGGCGATTCCTGGCGTTCGGAGGTGTTCGACCGCTACGGCAACCACGTGGAGGACCGCACCCTCGCGGACCGCAGTGGCCGCAGCTGGGGCCGCCAGGTCCGCGACGTGTCGAAGGCGCTCGCCGACTTCCTGCGCCAGCGGGGCCGCCAGGTGCTGGTGCGGCCGGTGCTGGTGGTGGTGAACCCGCGCGCGGAGATCGGTTCGGTGCGGCGCAGCGGGCTGGCGCTGGTCACCGCGAGCCTCGACGAGCTGGTGCGCACCCTGCGGCAGGCACCACCGACGCTCGGCCCGGCGTCCGCGGAGGAGGTGGCGCGGCTGGTGCGCCGCGATCACGCGTTCCACGAGAAGCGCCGGGCCCAGCGCGACGGCTAG
- a CDS encoding acyl-CoA thioesterase, with the protein MAEPAEGLPRRGDFTVLWPITTRWADNDVYGHVNNVVHYSWFDTAVNGWLIRATGADIRDFPEIGLVVETNCRYLAELGFPEDVEVGVGLERVGNTSVVYRLAVFGGGADEPASVGRFVHVYVDRETRRPVRVPERIRTALAGLRSLGS; encoded by the coding sequence ATGGCCGAACCCGCCGAAGGACTTCCCCGCCGCGGCGACTTCACCGTGCTGTGGCCCATCACCACCAGGTGGGCGGACAACGACGTCTACGGCCACGTCAACAACGTCGTGCACTACTCCTGGTTCGACACCGCGGTCAACGGCTGGCTGATCCGCGCCACCGGTGCCGACATCCGCGACTTCCCCGAGATCGGGCTCGTCGTCGAGACCAACTGCCGCTACCTCGCCGAGCTCGGCTTCCCCGAGGACGTCGAAGTGGGTGTGGGCCTGGAGCGGGTGGGCAATACCAGTGTCGTGTACCGCCTCGCCGTCTTCGGCGGGGGAGCCGACGAACCGGCCTCGGTGGGCCGGTTCGTGCACGTGTACGTCGACCGTGAGACGCGACGCCCGGTCCGCGTGCCCGAGCGCATCAGGACGGCGCTCGCCGGACTGCGGTCGCTCGGTAGCTGA
- a CDS encoding DUF418 domain-containing protein, with translation MSTTEISSQKTERISRPGTGRLIGVDIARGLAVLGMFVAHTGPPQSWLFGLVSGRSAALFAVLAGLSIALLSGGTAPVEGVRRRQVAVRIAVRAVVLFGLGLVLSMLDAPVMVILTSYGVLFLLALPLLRLRARTLGVLAGVLAIAAPLASYLIRDAMPPAGEFGAIPHLGDFTSWSGAAAAFQHVLLDGGYPVLTWLPFVLAGMALGRIDLRAARGPVALLGAGLALAGYGGSWLAMNVFGGREQVLASYGDALPPELVDVLLSRGFGAVPTGSPVMLLSAGAHSGSPFEVVGATGAALLVIGLCMFVERARVLAPIAAVGALALTAYAGHIVLLAAIGTDGLTAMQRTGPHLTWLLLTAIVVVFAVVWRALLGRGPLERVLHLVSAAPAARIGR, from the coding sequence GTGAGCACGACAGAAATTTCATCCCAGAAGACGGAACGGATCAGCCGGCCCGGGACCGGGCGGCTGATCGGAGTGGACATCGCGCGGGGGCTCGCCGTGCTCGGCATGTTCGTCGCGCACACGGGGCCACCGCAGAGCTGGCTGTTCGGACTCGTGTCCGGCCGGTCCGCCGCCCTGTTCGCGGTGCTGGCCGGGCTGTCGATCGCCCTGCTCAGCGGCGGGACGGCGCCGGTGGAAGGCGTCCGGCGGCGGCAGGTGGCGGTGCGGATCGCGGTGCGCGCGGTCGTGCTGTTCGGGCTGGGACTGGTGCTGAGCATGCTCGACGCGCCGGTGATGGTGATCCTCACCTCGTACGGCGTGCTGTTCCTGCTGGCCCTGCCGCTGCTGCGGCTGCGCGCCAGGACGCTGGGCGTGCTGGCCGGGGTGCTGGCGATCGCGGCCCCGCTGGCGTCCTACCTGATCCGGGACGCGATGCCGCCCGCGGGCGAATTCGGTGCGATCCCGCACCTCGGCGACTTCACGTCCTGGTCGGGGGCGGCTGCCGCGTTCCAGCACGTGCTGCTGGACGGCGGCTACCCGGTGCTGACCTGGCTGCCGTTCGTGCTGGCCGGGATGGCGCTGGGCCGGATCGACCTGCGCGCCGCGCGCGGACCGGTCGCGCTGCTCGGGGCCGGGTTGGCGCTGGCCGGCTACGGCGGGTCGTGGCTGGCGATGAACGTGTTCGGCGGCCGCGAGCAGGTGCTGGCGTCCTACGGCGACGCGCTGCCGCCGGAGCTGGTGGACGTGCTGCTGAGCAGGGGTTTCGGTGCGGTCCCGACGGGCAGCCCGGTCATGCTGCTCTCGGCGGGCGCGCACAGCGGCAGCCCGTTCGAGGTCGTCGGGGCCACCGGGGCGGCGTTGCTGGTCATCGGGCTGTGCATGTTCGTGGAGCGGGCGCGGGTGCTGGCGCCGATCGCGGCCGTGGGTGCGCTCGCGCTCACCGCCTACGCCGGGCACATCGTGCTGCTGGCCGCCATCGGGACCGACGGCCTGACGGCGATGCAGCGGACCGGGCCGCACCTGACGTGGCTGCTGCTGACCGCGATCGTCGTGGTGTTCGCCGTGGTGTGGCGGGCGCTGCTCGGGCGCGGACCGCTGGAACGGGTGCTGCACCTGGTCTCGGCGGCGCCCGCCGCCCGGATCGGCCGCTAG
- a CDS encoding enoyl-CoA hydratase, with translation MISTGWDGTVGLIALDRHERRNALDLEHCRGLAAAVAEQVEQGARALVLTGEGSTFCAGADLDGVYGDEFRDALYTALRSVLDAPVPVLAAINGPAVGAGAQLSLAADLRVAGPEAYFAVPTARNGLAVDPWTVRRLSLLAGGGPARALLLAGERLAATTAHERGLVDRIGSHADAVSWAREIAELAPLSLRYAKLALNSLDTEVPDADLERAYDACWASEDAAEASRARAERRAPRFHGR, from the coding sequence ATGATCAGCACCGGGTGGGACGGGACGGTCGGGCTGATCGCGCTCGACCGGCACGAACGGCGCAACGCCCTCGACCTGGAGCACTGCCGCGGGCTCGCCGCCGCCGTCGCCGAGCAGGTCGAGCAGGGCGCCCGCGCGCTCGTGCTCACCGGCGAGGGCAGCACGTTCTGCGCGGGCGCCGACCTGGACGGCGTGTACGGCGACGAGTTCCGGGACGCGCTCTACACCGCGCTGCGGTCCGTGCTCGATGCGCCGGTGCCGGTGCTCGCCGCGATCAACGGGCCCGCCGTCGGCGCCGGCGCGCAGCTCTCGCTCGCCGCCGACCTCCGGGTCGCCGGCCCCGAGGCCTACTTCGCGGTGCCCACCGCGCGCAACGGCCTCGCCGTGGACCCGTGGACCGTGCGGCGGCTGTCGCTGCTCGCCGGTGGCGGGCCCGCCCGCGCGCTGCTGCTCGCCGGGGAACGCCTCGCCGCCACCACCGCCCACGAGCGCGGCCTGGTGGACCGGATCGGGTCGCACGCGGACGCGGTGAGCTGGGCGCGGGAGATCGCCGAGCTGGCACCGCTGTCGCTGCGCTACGCGAAGCTCGCGCTGAACTCCCTCGACACCGAGGTGCCGGACGCCGACCTGGAACGGGCCTACGACGCCTGCTGGGCCAGCGAGGACGCCGCCGAGGCGAGCCGGGCCCGCGCCGAACGCCGCGCGCCCCGCTTCCACGGCCGGTGA
- a CDS encoding ABC transporter permease, which produces MRARRRAALVAAGIGVAVLGVGLTGDPLVTDMGAVLRAPSLAHPLGTDELGRDVLARLAHGALLTLGTAGSALVVAVLLGLLAGCATGWSSSPVAALVRAGVDVATALPPLIVALVTTLIAGPSTAALLLALAGVSWLPFARQADAMTAQLRTRNWVLAHRALGAGRLLIWRRSLLPFLAPAAGALAAVRLPALVNTVAALGFLGLGPPPPRPEWGAMIAESVDHLGTAPWLLAAPVLALVAVQTIVAALAAER; this is translated from the coding sequence GTGAGGGCGCGGCGCCGGGCCGCGCTCGTCGCCGCCGGGATCGGCGTGGCGGTGCTGGGCGTCGGGCTGACCGGCGATCCGCTGGTGACGGACATGGGCGCGGTGCTGCGGGCGCCGTCGCTCGCGCACCCGCTGGGCACCGACGAGCTCGGGCGGGACGTGCTGGCGCGGCTGGCGCACGGCGCGCTGCTCACCCTCGGCACCGCGGGGTCCGCGCTGGTCGTGGCGGTGCTGCTGGGACTGCTCGCCGGGTGCGCGACCGGGTGGAGCTCCTCGCCGGTGGCCGCGCTGGTGCGGGCCGGGGTGGACGTGGCCACCGCGCTGCCGCCGCTGATCGTCGCGCTGGTGACGACGCTGATCGCCGGGCCGAGCACGGCGGCGCTGCTGCTGGCGCTGGCCGGGGTGAGCTGGCTGCCGTTCGCGCGGCAGGCCGACGCGATGACCGCGCAGCTGCGGACCCGGAACTGGGTGCTGGCGCACCGGGCGCTCGGCGCGGGCCGGCTGCTGATCTGGCGGCGGTCGCTGCTGCCGTTCCTGGCTCCGGCGGCGGGGGCGCTGGCCGCGGTGCGGCTGCCCGCGCTGGTGAACACGGTGGCGGCGCTGGGTTTCCTCGGCCTCGGGCCACCGCCGCCGCGGCCGGAGTGGGGCGCGATGATCGCCGAATCGGTGGACCACCTGGGCACCGCCCCGTGGCTGCTGGCGGCGCCGGTGCTCGCCCTGGTGGCGGTGCAGACGATCGTGGCGGCCCTGGCTGCGGAGCGCTAG
- a CDS encoding cupin domain-containing protein, protein MSIDDAPAVWAKVLDEEPWVPYEDPHLPGGDQAAQVKILAPNVFYAWFPPGYAAPEHSHPFNTTYHLVKGALRFGDEGWVRAGSVRGVRAGHVYGPEEADPAEGCEFLLVSDGPIGIDWAA, encoded by the coding sequence ATGAGCATCGACGACGCCCCTGCCGTGTGGGCGAAGGTCCTCGACGAGGAACCGTGGGTTCCGTACGAGGACCCGCACCTGCCCGGCGGCGACCAGGCCGCCCAGGTGAAGATCCTCGCGCCGAACGTCTTCTACGCCTGGTTCCCGCCCGGCTACGCCGCGCCCGAGCACAGCCACCCGTTCAACACGACCTACCACCTGGTCAAGGGCGCGCTGCGGTTCGGCGACGAGGGCTGGGTCCGCGCGGGCTCGGTGCGCGGCGTCCGGGCCGGGCACGTGTACGGACCGGAGGAAGCCGATCCCGCCGAGGGCTGCGAATTCCTGCTCGTCTCCGACGGGCCGATCGGCATCGACTGGGCGGCCTGA
- a CDS encoding SAM-dependent methyltransferase: MDRWPGGRPADTEGIDLRRPNSARMYDYYLGGSTNFEADREAADRALAANPDVVPSIRANRGFLGRVVRYLVDQGIDQFLDLGSGIPTAGNVHDIAHRLDPAVRVVYVDNEPVTVAHARQLITDVKQVEIVDADLRDPETVFERAEETRLLDFSRPLGLLMVSVLNFIEDDAEVAELVRRYVAQLAPGSYLAVSHSTAQWLAPETAARIAELYRDVNPPSYWRSPEQIGRLFAGMELVPPGVVAPSHWRPEAEPQLPPERIVYRAGLARIGDPA, from the coding sequence ATGGACCGGTGGCCGGGAGGACGTCCCGCCGACACCGAGGGCATCGACCTGCGGCGCCCCAACTCGGCCCGCATGTACGACTACTACCTCGGCGGATCCACCAACTTCGAAGCGGATCGGGAGGCCGCGGACCGGGCCCTCGCCGCCAATCCCGACGTGGTGCCCTCGATCCGCGCCAACCGGGGCTTCCTCGGCCGCGTCGTGCGGTACCTCGTCGACCAGGGCATCGACCAGTTCCTCGACCTCGGTTCCGGCATCCCGACCGCGGGCAACGTGCACGACATCGCGCACCGGCTCGACCCGGCCGTCCGCGTCGTCTACGTCGACAACGAGCCGGTGACGGTCGCGCACGCCCGGCAGCTGATCACCGACGTGAAGCAGGTCGAGATCGTCGACGCCGACCTGCGGGACCCGGAGACCGTGTTCGAACGGGCCGAGGAGACCAGGCTGCTCGACTTCAGCCGCCCCTTGGGCCTGCTGATGGTGTCGGTGCTCAACTTCATCGAGGACGACGCCGAGGTCGCCGAGCTCGTGCGCCGCTACGTCGCCCAGCTCGCCCCCGGCAGCTACCTCGCCGTCTCGCACTCCACCGCGCAGTGGCTGGCGCCGGAGACCGCCGCCCGCATCGCCGAGCTGTACCGGGACGTGAACCCGCCCAGCTACTGGCGGTCGCCCGAGCAGATCGGCCGGTTGTTCGCCGGCATGGAACTCGTGCCGCCGGGCGTCGTCGCGCCCTCGCACTGGCGCCCCGAAGCGGAACCGCAGCTGCCGCCGGAACGGATCGTGTACCGCGCGGGCCTGGCGCGCATCGGGGACCCCGCGTAG
- a CDS encoding aldo/keto reductase, which translates to MTVARRDDIPQHRLGAGGPAVSALGYGAMGLSGVYGAADDAESERLIHHLVEAGITLIDTADVYGNGHNEQLIGRALSGGLRDRVVLATKTGAGGGEGLGRPERIHQAIDSSLKRLGTDRIDLYYLHRVDPSTPIEDSVGAIAEAVQQGKVGHIGVSEVSADTLRRAHSVHPIAVTQEEYSLFTRDVEAELLPAARELGVGLVAYSPLGRGVLGGSIRSAADVENLEGRQARYPRFAADALEQNLTRVDRLRARAEELGTTPAALALGWLIAQGEDVVPIPGTRRAANLDANLEAARLVLPAEVVAELSEIFPPGSTAGERYTANLRGGLGR; encoded by the coding sequence ATGACTGTGGCTCGACGAGACGACATCCCGCAGCACCGGCTCGGCGCGGGCGGTCCCGCGGTCAGTGCCCTCGGGTACGGGGCGATGGGGCTGTCCGGGGTGTACGGCGCGGCCGACGACGCGGAGTCCGAACGGCTCATCCACCACCTCGTCGAGGCCGGGATCACGCTGATCGACACCGCCGACGTCTACGGGAACGGGCACAACGAGCAGCTGATCGGCCGGGCGCTGTCCGGCGGGCTGCGGGACCGGGTGGTGCTGGCCACCAAGACCGGCGCGGGCGGCGGCGAAGGGCTGGGGCGTCCGGAGCGGATCCACCAGGCGATCGACTCCAGCCTGAAGCGGCTCGGCACCGACCGGATCGACCTGTACTACCTGCACCGGGTGGACCCGTCCACTCCGATCGAGGACAGCGTCGGCGCGATCGCGGAGGCGGTGCAGCAGGGCAAGGTCGGGCACATCGGGGTCTCCGAGGTCTCCGCGGACACGCTGCGGCGGGCGCACTCGGTGCATCCGATCGCCGTCACGCAGGAGGAGTACTCGCTGTTCACCCGGGACGTGGAGGCGGAACTGCTGCCCGCCGCGCGGGAGCTGGGCGTGGGCCTGGTGGCGTACTCGCCGCTGGGGCGCGGCGTGCTCGGCGGGTCCATCCGCAGCGCCGCCGACGTGGAGAACCTGGAGGGCAGGCAGGCGCGCTACCCGCGGTTCGCCGCGGACGCGCTGGAGCAGAACCTGACCAGGGTGGACCGGTTGCGCGCCCGCGCCGAGGAGCTCGGCACCACCCCGGCCGCGCTGGCGCTGGGCTGGCTGATCGCCCAGGGCGAGGACGTGGTGCCGATCCCGGGGACGCGGCGCGCGGCGAACCTCGACGCGAACCTGGAGGCGGCCCGGCTGGTGCTGCCCGCCGAGGTGGTCGCCGAGCTGTCCGAGATCTTCCCGCCCGGTTCCACGGCGGGGGAGCGGTACACCGCGAACCTGCGCGGCGGTCTCGGCCGCTGA
- a CDS encoding STAS domain-containing protein, which yields MPVTPVRTTTTDAPALDVPVGAGPGIPDRRPPEASPPPRAGGGALELELHRPDPRTILLSARGEIDAGSAGRLRELLWHRLSSCTGTVVLDLAAITFVDTACLHLLDQCQRRADQHDISFRVVLDERGLLDRLLELADARVRFLTFADLPSALR from the coding sequence ATGCCTGTGACTCCCGTACGCACCACCACCACCGACGCGCCGGCGCTGGACGTCCCGGTCGGCGCCGGCCCCGGCATCCCGGACCGACGCCCGCCCGAGGCCTCCCCGCCGCCGCGCGCCGGGGGTGGGGCGCTGGAGCTGGAGCTGCACCGCCCCGACCCGCGCACGATCCTGCTCTCCGCCCGCGGCGAGATCGACGCGGGCAGCGCGGGGCGGCTGCGCGAACTGCTGTGGCACCGGCTCTCGTCGTGCACCGGGACCGTGGTGCTGGACCTGGCCGCGATCACCTTCGTCGACACGGCCTGCCTGCACCTGCTGGACCAGTGCCAGCGCCGGGCGGACCAGCACGACATCTCGTTCCGGGTGGTGCTCGACGAGCGCGGCCTGCTGGACCGGCTGCTGGAGCTGGCGGACGCGCGGGTGCGGTTCCTGACCTTCGCGGACCTGCCGAGCGCGCTGCGCTGA